The DNA sequence AGTCAGCAAATTATATGCTTTCTGTAGTTACCTTGTACCATTGGTGAGCTAATTTCAATAGCAGCATgaggaacaaagaaaaatttattctgttttttgcaatttaaacatgaacttttgtatttatttttgttttgaaaagcGGATAGATGGGACTAAAAACTGGCTTCCGGGTTTGTTGTATTTTTCAATAATGAAAATCCACGAAAGATATGGTCTtcaaatagtaaataaattcaTTTACTGTTCTCTAGATAACTTTGTCCATTTTCTCAAAAAGtgtatttaaaagataaaacatTGCATGTAAAATTATAATGTATTTTTAGTGTCTGCTGAATTGAGGAAACAAATGGGCAGACTCCaatcatatgtatatatcaggTCTGTAGATTTAGTTTGGATATTTGAATGTGTGATTAATTGAAGAGAAAAATGACCTTCTTTCCTGGTTGCTGAAGTTTATCATTTGGAAATTCATAAATCATGTAAGAACACCTGAAGACacttaatcaatctaatttgaaGAAGCCAGGAACAGATACACTCCCAATGGTCCATTAACATAGACTTTTATGAATGAAAGTTTCAGGCTTCTTTTAACTTAGGAGATATAATGCATGTTAGATCTTGTTCGTTTTTTGCAGTCTATCTAAAAGATATGGATCCCTTTATGATCTCAATTCTCAACCAAAATAGAATTAGTTACatatagaaaaacataaaggCCTTGTGTCTAACGCTTATAAATATTTCAACCACATGTTTTCTGCCATCTGTACTCATTTGTTACATCTTCTTGTGTGCTATTCTCTCTTCTATGAGCACCCTAAACTGGTATTGTTAACTTACATAGTTCTCTTACattgatattaattaatcaatgtaTAATCTCTTAATTTTCACATCTTCCTTGGATTTTCAATTCTCAAAATCTTAGTTCTTGGCCTTGTAATAGAATCAAGAAAGCTTGTGACAGCAACAGATGTCATTGCCGTTTGTCCCGTTTGTTTGCATCGACTATGGAGCAAGCCAATGAGATCAGGGCAATCTGTCATTCAAGTTCCTGAATGATTAGAACTGATGGCCCCAACTCGTTCCTCTGGACTTGTTGACCCTGGATGGGAGCATGGAATCGCTCAAgatgagaaaaagaagaaagttaaATGCAATTACTGTGGAAAAATAGTGAGTGGTGGAATATACAGATTAAAGCAACATTTAGCACGAGTGTCTGGAGAAGTCACTTACTGTGATAAGGCTCCTGAAGATGTATATctgagaatgaaagaaaatttggAAGGATGCCGTTCCAATAAGAAACCAAGGCATTCTGGAGATGATGGACAAGCATATTTGAACTTCCACACCAATGATGATGAAGAGCAGGAGTTGCATGTTGCATATAGGAGcaaaggaaaacaattaatgGGTGATAGGAACTTAGGTATGAAGTTGACTCCTCTTCGCTCGTTAGGATATGTTGATCCTGGGTGGGAGCATTGCATTGCTCAGGATGAGAGGAAGAAAAAGGTGAAATGCAATTATTGTGACAAAATAGTTAGTGGGGGTATTAATCGATTTAAGCAACATTTAGCTAGAATTCCAGGCGAAGTAGCACCTTGTAAACATGCTCCAGAAGAAGTGtatctgaagataaaagacaacATGAAATGGCATCGTACTGGCAGGAAACAAAGAAGACCTGATGCTAAGGAGATCTTAACTTTCTATCCACAGTCAGATAACGAGGATGAAGAAGACGAGCAAGTGGAAGCTGATCTGCATCTTATAAGAAAGGAAAGACTGATTGATGCTGATGGAAGATTGGGCAAAGATCTGAGAAAGACTTTCAAGGGGGTATCTCCAAGCACTGTTTCTGAACCATTATTAAAAAGATCGAGACTGGATTCCATTTTTCTGAACACATTTAAGGGTCAAACCCCAGAATCATTCAAGCAAGTAAAAGTTAAAACAGGGTCCAACAAAAAATCCCGCAAGGAAGTTATTTCTGccatttgcaaatttttttaccatgcAGGAGTTCCTTTACAAGCTGCAAACTCTCTGTACTTCCATAAGATGCTGGAATTGGTTGGTCAATATGGTTATGGGTTGGTCGGACCTCCAAGTCAACTAATATCTGGTCGATTTCTGCAGGAGGAAATTGCAACCCTTAAAAGCTACCTGGTTGAGTGTAAGGCTTCTTGGGCAATCACTGGTTGTTCTATACTGGCAGATAGTTGGAGAGATACACGTGGTAggacattaattaattttttgtcttCTGGACCAAATGGCATGTACTTTGTTTCTTCAGCTGATGCCACTGAAGTAGTAGAAGATGCTTTTAGTTTGTTTAAGCTACTTGACAAAGTGGTGGAAGAGATTGGTGAGGACAATGTGGTGCAGGTAATTTATTTTGTCTTCTCTCAAGTAATTCCTCATCCTAAACTATCATCTTTAGGCTCCTAAAATcagcttcaattttttttttttttttttttggggctttcTCCAGGTTATCACTCAGAATACTCCCAGTTATAAAACAGCTGGGAAGATGCTTGAAGACAAGAGAAGGAATCTATTCTGGACCCCTTGTGCCACATATTGTATTGATCAGATGCTTGAAGACTTTTTGAAGATCAGATGTGTAGGAGAGTGCATGGAGAGGGGTCAAAAGATTACAAAGCTTGTTTACAACCAGAATTGGTTGTTAAATCTTATGAAGAATGAATTCACTCAGGGACAGGAGCTTTTGAGGCCAACTGTTACCCGATCTGCCTCTAGCTTTACTACCTTACGAAGTTTGCTGGACCACAAAACTGGTCTTAGAAGAATGTTTCAATCAATCAAATGGATTTCATCTCGGTGCTCCAAAACAGGTGAAGGTAAAGAAGtggaaaaaattgtattaaatgcTACGTTTTGGAAGAAGGTACAGTTTGTTATGAAATCAGTGGACCCAGTTATGGAAGTTCTTCAAAAGTTTGATAGTGGTGGCAGCTTATCAATGCCctctatatattatgatatgtaCAGGGCAAAGCTTGCTATTAAATCCATTCATGGCGATGATGCACGTAAATATGGACCATTCTGGAATGTCATTGACAATCACTGGAACGTGTTCTACCACCCTCTATATATGGCTGCTCACTTCTTAAATCCATCATGCCGTTACCATTCTGATTTTGTGGCGGTAGGAATAACAATGACTGTTGATTTCCATATTTATGTCGATTTCTTTCCCAACCTAAGTTCAGTTTTATTTAAGTGTAGCATACGGAGGTGGTCCGTGGACTTAATGAATGCATTGTTAGGCTGGAGCCGGACAATGCAAGGAGGATTTCTGCATCTATGCAGGTAGGATTTGCATACTGAACTTACCCTTTTTCTGATTCCTGAATATGTTTATGTGAGTTTTCTCATTGATTTTCCTGGCACATCAGATCTCTGATTACAATTCTGCAAAAGCTGATTTTGGAACTGAATTGGCAATTAGTACAAGAACAGAGCTTGATCCAGGTGATAGCATTAGATAGCTATTATAGTACTTAGTTTAAGAAGCTCATATATAAATGCGCTCATGTGCAATTCCATACTGATCAAAGTCTATTTGTTTGtctcttcttttcttattaGCTGCATGGTGGCAGCAACATGGGATAAGTTGCTTAGAGTTGCAACGAATAGCTGTGCGAATTCTAAGTCAGACTTGCTCGTCGTTTGCTTGTGAGCATGACTGGAGTTTATTTGATCAGATATACAACCAGAGACACAATCGTTTAGCACAGAAAAGAATGAATGACCTTGTTTATGTTCACTACAACTTGCGACTGAGAGAACgccaattaagaaaaaaatccaaCAGTTCTATCTCACTTGACAGTGTACTGTTGGAACGGTTGCTGGATGATTGGATTgtagaagaagagaaaaaagccTTGCTAGAAGATGAGGTAATCAAGCTGAAACTATAACTGCAAGGAGGTTTGGTCAGGCACAAACAATGACATAAGGTTTTAATAtggttttgtttatggggaaaatgtacaaaatataataaaatagaactGTAAGTGAACCGACATAATATTTCTACTGatgaaataaaagaagaaaaattgttGGTGACGGAATTTATACTGAATTTCCTGATTggtttttcgttttcttttttttttcggggcAGGAAATCCATTGTAACGAAATGGAGCAGGTGGAAACATATGAGAATGCTATGATATATTATGAAGATGGAAGCATAGAAACAAGGAAGGTAAGTGTTGAGGAAGTAACTTTGGGTGATGTAAACGTCAATGCTGCAAATGCTGGTGTGGACTCTGATGATGATGCTGATATTAACTTTTTTGAAGATGAAATGAGTGATTAAATCAGGGTGTCGAACTCAGCTGAAAACACCAAGTATAATCACATGTGGATAGCTGCTGTAATTGATGTAACTTTTTATGTCCAAATTACCATTTTGCAAAGCTTGCCATTATAAATACCGGAAGAGTATATTAAAATTTCTTCATGTTTTGCCATATTGAGACTTAACTGCATGCCTAATTCTTTTGACATCCTATTAATCTAAGTCTGGAATACAATCATTTGAAGCATGCCTAATTCTTTTGACATCCTATTAATCTGAGTCTGCAATACAATCATTTGAATTAGTTGTTTCTTCCTTTGATAACGTGGGACAAATAGCTTAATTGTCCAAGAGCATCTCTGGTATGTGAAACCACGCTCGTTgtgctacatatatatatatatatatatatatttttctttgacttCGTCAACTCTCTAAAAAAGCCACCTGGCAAAGATGAATGGTAAACACCTATTTTACTCTttacatttattaaaatatctcctttttctttcttatttttgttaatagctAGTCTTCTTATTTTAATCTGTCACAATGCATGTGCGTCAGAATCTAGGTGTCTAATATTGTGGATGAAATTCAAGGAAAAAATGTACTtaataaattgtttaattaaaaggAGAATGATTGCTGACAAAGTGAGATATTTCCAAAGGCCAGCCAATTCCAGCACAGGAAACGACCATCGTACGtaaataagttataatttaCGATacctaaaaattcaaaaaacaagCACTTTTAACCATCATCATGTCCATGCAAtcactttattttgttttattttctatttttcatacAGCCCATGATTAGATTGTTCAACGTGCCAAACTCAACTCACCATCGCTACCCAaaactttttactttttaaaaagaaattctatGAATTTGAACATAAAGATTAACAACTAGATAATTATTATCTGTcccagttttttatttttttattttgagaaaaaaaaaaacagaaaagaaaaaaactcttCCTGTATGACAAGTAGAAAAGGCTCATGGGGCAATGCAAACTGCAAAGATAGgtcattttttaaagaaatatagaaatattttatagtttttttttttttcaatatatatatatatatatatgtgtgtatatattgtCAGCGCTGGATGGAATTGGGTTGGGGATATTTTCCGAAATGGTTGTTAAATGCAAAATAGACATTGACTGAAGACGTAAAACCAGTAGAGTGTGTACAACGGAGCACAAGTACGAGTGTGTGTGCTAGCCACTAGGCGAATACCATACCACTCTTCCCTCTTTAAACAAGCACACAGGTCAAAAAGACGAAAcacacagagacagagacagccTAACTTCAACGCCGCCTTccatattttgatatttgcatGTGTATTTTTTGCTACCATGCGCCCTCCTTGGCCTGGCGCAACCTAGCCTCCTGCTTCAGATTCTTccctattataatttttataattaattaaactagttACAAAAACAGTTTAAACAAGCATAATTCAATTCAAGGCACctatttccatttccatttgcATCAACAaacaaccaccaccaccaccaccaccaccaccaccatcccATCTCAACTGAGAGTTTCAAAGGTCAGATCTTTTTCGCCTTCTAAATCTTTgggttctctttctttttgcaTCAAAACCTCTTTCTCTGTGTTCCTTACTCATTTTCTGTTCAGGTTctgcctttattattatttttttcccctttttaatttttaatatttatttcagGACTGTGTCTCTGCATGTTCATATACTTGCTCCTTGATCTTTCAGACAGTGGAGATGAAAGATTTGAGTTTGTgttgtatgaaattttttgggtaaataggtTGCCCCATTAGACTAAGCCTAATTGTCAACGGAGAGGAGCCCTGTAAATATCTgactttgatatatatatatatatatatatatacacacaaacatatatatttaaatctaaatgaaattttcggctcttgtaactttttttttcttctttttttatttttctatcttttgGTATGGATATGAGTTTCTGTtcgctttaaattttgcatctCTTTTATGCCTGTTTATGTTTTTATGGTTACTATAAAtagtcatttaaaaaaaaaaatagtcattTTGGGATTATCTTGGACTGATCAGATaatatgcaaattttttttttttttataaataattttgggaAGGCCATTatgcgcgcgcacacacacacacacacacatgaaaCAAGAGTGACAGTCAAGGCTACTTCGTCTGTATGACTTAAATAAACTCATTCGTAGCTGGAATATGAATTATGGGAAGCATATGCCAAATCGCTGATATAATCATCTTTCAAAGGAGTGTCTTGTGGAGAGTATGATAAAATTGGGACCATCATTGCATATAAAATTGGTAATGCTACTTGGAAAAAGATGACTTTGCTTGCAGGACTGCTTTCAATTAATTTGAGATGTCACTGAATGAGGTCCCCTTTTGAATTCTTAGTTGCTTTGGGAGtttaaacatattataaaaCAATCTTTTAAATCAATTTGTAAATCACTCTTAACACATTTGCTAGAAGTGGTTGTGATTGTCTTCTAGGTACACATAAAATGCTAGCCTTTCTATCAGTGGCCTTGAAACTGTTCAACTTTCAGATAGCTACTTTTCACTTGGCTGCATAGAGACTGAATCAAGCATTTATgactattcaaaaaaaaaaaaaaaaaaaaagaaaaaaagaaaaagaaaaacatttctaatgtatttggttttattttgaaatatgttATTCTAAATCAGACTTACCTTTTCTAATGCCAACTAAATATTTCTCCTCAAAGTGTTAACAATTTTGTGTACACCTCTGTTTTGACCTGCTTATCCTTGTACAGCTTACTTTCTCATGTTGTGTTTATTTAACCTTGTAATTGTTCCTACAGGAGAAAGGATCATGAGCTGCTTCAGCTGCTGTGAAGAAGATGATATCCATAAAACTGCTGACCATGGACCATTCATGCCAAATAATTCAGCgggtaattttgtttcttttccatTATCTTCGATGGAATATAAAGCCTTTCTTTCATGATCAAATTGGTTAAGAATTTTTTTCCCTGAAAACAAAAGTTCTAAGCTGAAAGGTTGAAAGATAATGATATAAATGTATATGAGTTGGCCTGATGTACAAAATTGGGTTCATTTCTAGTAAGTATACTTCATTTTAGACTGTTAGTTGTGCCTTTTCCATATTTTAGAGGTTCTGATTTTTATATTAGAAACTAAATTGATGTAGATCATTTAGGCAGTAGTGCAGGCCATTATGCCAGAGAAGCTGCACCGAAGGAAACCCAGACTATAGCTATCCAACCCATTGCTGTGTCTGACATTTCAGTGGATGAGTTGAAGGACATTACAGATAATTTTGGCACAAAGGCCTTGATTGGTGAGGGCTCATATGGAAGAGTATACCATGGTGTTCTAAGAAGTGGACCTGCTGCAGCTATCAAGAAGTTAGATTCCAGTAAACAACCCAAACAAGAATTCTTGGCACA is a window from the Ziziphus jujuba cultivar Dongzao chromosome 11, ASM3175591v1 genome containing:
- the LOC107433329 gene encoding uncharacterized protein LOC107433329, which encodes MAPTRSSGLVDPGWEHGIAQDEKKKKVKCNYCGKIVSGGIYRLKQHLARVSGEVTYCDKAPEDVYLRMKENLEGCRSNKKPRHSGDDGQAYLNFHTNDDEEQELHVAYRSKGKQLMGDRNLGMKLTPLRSLGYVDPGWEHCIAQDERKKKVKCNYCDKIVSGGINRFKQHLARIPGEVAPCKHAPEEVYLKIKDNMKWHRTGRKQRRPDAKEILTFYPQSDNEDEEDEQVEADLHLIRKERLIDADGRLGKDLRKTFKGVSPSTVSEPLLKRSRLDSIFLNTFKGQTPESFKQVKVKTGSNKKSRKEVISAICKFFYHAGVPLQAANSLYFHKMLELVGQYGYGLVGPPSQLISGRFLQEEIATLKSYLVECKASWAITGCSILADSWRDTRGRTLINFLSSGPNGMYFVSSADATEVVEDAFSLFKLLDKVVEEIGEDNVVQVITQNTPSYKTAGKMLEDKRRNLFWTPCATYCIDQMLEDFLKIRCVGECMERGQKITKLVYNQNWLLNLMKNEFTQGQELLRPTVTRSASSFTTLRSLLDHKTGLRRMFQSIKWISSRCSKTGEGKEVEKIVLNATFWKKVQFVMKSVDPVMEVLQKFDSGGSLSMPSIYYDMYRAKLAIKSIHGDDARKYGPFWNVIDNHWNVFYHPLYMAAHFLNPSCRYHSDFVAHTEVVRGLNECIVRLEPDNARRISASMQISDYNSAKADFGTELAISTRTELDPAAWWQQHGISCLELQRIAVRILSQTCSSFACEHDWSLFDQIYNQRHNRLAQKRMNDLVYVHYNLRLRERQLRKKSNSSISLDSVLLERLLDDWIVEEEKKALLEDEEIHCNEMEQVETYENAMIYYEDGSIETRKVSVEEVTLGDVNVNAANAGVDSDDDADINFFEDEMSD